The genome window GCCACCGCGTGGGTGACGGCTGCCGGCCTGGGCCTGCTCGGCGTCGCCGGGTTCACGCTGCGCCGCCGGTTGGAGGGCCGCCTGGAGCTGGTCGAGCAGGAGTAGCCGCCCGGATCCGTCGTGGTCAGTCCCAGTCGCGGTCCAGGGCCGTGACCTGCCGGGCGACCTGGTGGGCGGTCTCGGAGCCGAACCCGCGCCGCATCAGGAAGCCGACCAGGCGCTGGGCGACCTTCTGGGGGTCGGTGCTCGCCGGCATGCGCTGCGCGCGCTGGCGGGCCAGCTCCGTCGCCTGGGCGACCTCGTCGACCTCGTCGAGCTGGCCGAGCGCCGCGTCGATGGTCGCGTCGTCGACCTTCCGCCGGCGCAGCTCGCGCTGCAGCCGGTCACGGCCGTAGCCGCGGTTGACGCCACGGTCGTTGACCCACGCGTCGGCGAACGCGCGGTCGTCGAGCAGCCCGGCCTCGCCGGCGTGGGCGATGACCGCCTCGACGACGTCGGGATCGTGGTCGCGGCCGACGAGCTTGTCGCGCGCCTCGGCGACGGTGAGGGGGCGCTGGCTGGTCGAGCGGACCAGGTGGGCTAGCGCCTTCGCGCCGTCGCCGGGCAGGCTCACCTGCCCCATCAGTCCTCGGCGGTCTCGAGCAGCGCCTCGTCACCGGACGCGTCGGTCTGGACGAGGCCGAGCATCTCCACGGTCTTCTTGTAGATCTCGGCGGCCACGTCGTCATGCTCCTTCAAGAACGTCCGGGCGTTCTCGCGGCCCTGGCCGAGCTGCTCGCCGTCGTAGGTGTACCAGGCACCGGCCTTGCGGATGATGCCGTGCTCGACCCCCATGTCGATGAGCGACCCCTCCTTCGAGATGCCCTCGCCGAACATGATGTCGAACTCCACCTTCTTGAACGGCGGGGCGACCTTGTTCTTCACGACCTTCACGCGGACCCGGTTCCCGACGAAGTCCTGGCCGTCCTTCAGCGACTCGATCCGGCGGATGTCGAGGCGAACCGAGGAGTAGAACTTCAGCGCCCGCCCTCCTGGTGTTGTCTCGGGGGAGTTGTGGACCATCACGCCGTCCACGAAGTAGTTGGCGTTGCCTTCGATCTCGAGGTCGAACCGGTGCGTCGCCCGGCTCGGCGGCTTGACGTGGACGTCGAGC of Euzebya sp. contains these proteins:
- a CDS encoding regulatory protein RecX, whose amino-acid sequence is MGQVSLPGDGAKALAHLVRSTSQRPLTVAEARDKLVGRDHDPDVVEAVIAHAGEAGLLDDRAFADAWVNDRGVNRGYGRDRLQRELRRRKVDDATIDAALGQLDEVDEVAQATELARQRAQRMPASTDPQKVAQRLVGFLMRRGFGSETAHQVARQVTALDRDWD